The stretch of DNA GGTAAATCTCCAAACTGGGCGTCATTTCCCAGATTGTGTTGGCTACCTGGTCCAGGAAATAGCGGTCATGAGATACCACCACCAGGGCGCCTTCCCAATCCTTAAGGAAAGATTCCAGCCACTCCACAGACTGGATGTCGAGGTGATTGGTCGGTTCGTCCAGGATCATCACATCTGGGTTCTCTAACAGGATCGTAGCCAGCAGCGCCCGCGTCCGCTGCCCGCCCGAAAGCTGGCCAAGCGGGCGGTGATAATCTCTTTCATCAAAACCCAGCCCGGAAAGGATCTGCTTGATGTGCACCTCGTAGGTATAGCCGCCGCGCTGCTCAAAAGCCTGTTCCAGGTTTCCGTAGCGGGTCAGAGCGTCTTCAGCCAGCTCGGGGTCAGCCATGGCTGCCACACAGGTTTCTAATTCATCTTGCAGGGTGAGAAGATCCTCAAACACCGCCAGGCAGTGCGTCCAGAGGGTGCCCTCTTTACTCAGGGTGGCGACCTGCGGCAGGTACCCGATTACCAGGTCTCTGGCATGCTGAACTGAGCCAGCGCTGGGAAAGTCCTCCCCGACCAGGATGCGCAGAAGAGTGGTCTTGCCCACGCCGTTGGCTCCTACGATGGCGATCCGTGCCCCGTGTGGGATGGAAAGCGAAATCCCTTCAAAAATATCATCGGGACCGAAGGATTTTGCCAGGTCAGAAGCGATGATCAGTGACATAGCCAAAGTATACCATTTTGAGCTCCCGGTAAACCAGCCGGGTAGCAGAGGATACGGGTCATCCTTCTGGCTCAGCTTTGCATGGTAAAATTTTATTTATGAAACGCAACTATCAGCGCGGCCTGGTGTGGCTTGGATTGGTCATCTCAGCCGTGTTTTTATACCTGGCATTTAGAAAGATCAATTACAGCGATCTGTGGCACACCCTGAAGCAAACTCGAATGCTGTGGCTGGCGCCGGGACTGGCAATTTATTTTGGGGGAATGCTGGTGCGTGCCTGGCGCTGGCAGGTCCTGCTTAAACCCCTTAAAAAGGTATCGATTGGAAATGTGTTCCAGATCCTGATGATCGGTTTCATGGGCAATAACGTCTTCCCACTGAGGATGGGCGAAGTTCTGCGTGCGGTGGTCCTCAAACGGCGTGCTGATGTGGCAATTTCGGGCAGCCTGGCGACCATTGTGGTTGAAAAAATCTTTGATGCGGTGGTTGTGATCGGGTTTGTACTGCTCAACCTGGGTCAGTTGGCACGGCTGCCTGGCGGGATGGCGCTGACGCAAATCAGCGGACTGGCAGCCTGGTCTGCGGTGATTTTCCTGGTGGGATTGGCGCTCTTTGTGGCGATTGCCATGTTCCCCCAGCCTGCCCAGCGCCTGTTGCACGGGATCATCGCCAAAATCATCCCGGAACGCTGGCGCAACCCGCTATACAACATCATCGACAAATTCCTTGATGGATTGATGAGTCTTCGCTCGCCCGCGAACGCCCTGATGATCCTGCTGACCTCCATCCTGGTATGGTTGCTGGAAACCGGGCTGTATTGGGGGGTGAGCCGCGCCCTTAACCTGCACCTCACCTTCAACCAATTGCTGCTGCTGAACGGCGTGGTCAACATGGTTTTATTGATCCCGGCAGCGCCGGGCGGCCTGGGCACCTTTGACGCAGCCGGTCGAACCGTACTGGAGGCATACGGCATCCCTGCTGAGCCCGCTCTGGGTTACACGCTGGTTCTGCGGATTGCTATCTGGCTGCCCATTACTCTGCTGGGAACCCTCTATT from Brevefilum fermentans encodes:
- a CDS encoding lysylphosphatidylglycerol synthase transmembrane domain-containing protein, which codes for MKRNYQRGLVWLGLVISAVFLYLAFRKINYSDLWHTLKQTRMLWLAPGLAIYFGGMLVRAWRWQVLLKPLKKVSIGNVFQILMIGFMGNNVFPLRMGEVLRAVVLKRRADVAISGSLATIVVEKIFDAVVVIGFVLLNLGQLARLPGGMALTQISGLAAWSAVIFLVGLALFVAIAMFPQPAQRLLHGIIAKIIPERWRNPLYNIIDKFLDGLMSLRSPANALMILLTSILVWLLETGLYWGVSRALNLHLTFNQLLLLNGVVNMVLLIPAAPGGLGTFDAAGRTVLEAYGIPAEPALGYTLVLRIAIWLPITLLGTLYFVREGLTWTLDISKMQAQAETLDSSD